In Brachyhypopomus gauderio isolate BG-103 chromosome 11, BGAUD_0.2, whole genome shotgun sequence, a single genomic region encodes these proteins:
- the ergic1 gene encoding endoplasmic reticulum-Golgi intermediate compartment protein 1 isoform X1, with protein sequence MTFDVRRFDIYRKVPKDLTQPTYTGAFISICCCVFMLFLFLSELTGFIATEIVNELYVDDPDKNSGGKIDVSLNISLPNLHCDLVGLDIQDEMGRHEVGHIDNSMKVPLNHGYGCRFEGEFTINKVPGNFHVSTHSATAQPQNPDMTHIIHKLAFGEKLQVQHVQGAFNALAGADKLESNALASHDYILKIVPTVYEDKAGKQRFSYQYTVANKEYVAYSHTGRIIPAIWFRYDLSPITVKYTERRQPIYRFITTICAIIGGTFTVAGIIDSCIFTASEAWKKIQIGKMS encoded by the exons GTTTGACATCTACAGGAAGGTGCCTAAAGATCTCACCCAGCCCACATATACAGGAGCCTTCA TCTCAATCTGCTGCTGTGTTTTCatgctcttcctctttctctccgaGCTGACAGGATTCATAGCCACAGAAAT AGTGAATGAATTATATGTGGATGACCCAGATAAAAACAGTGGAGGGAAGATTGATGTGAGTTTAAACATCAGTTTGCCAAACTTACATTGTGATT TGGTCGGGTTGGACATCCAGGATGAGATGGGGAGACATGAAGTGGGCCACATTGATAACTCCATGAAGGTGCCCCTCAACCATGGGTATGGCTGCCGATTCGAGGGTGAATTCACGATTAATAAA GTCCCTGGAAACTTCCATGTTTCCACACACAGTGCTACAGCGCAGCCACAGAACCCTGACATGACTCACATCATTCATAAGCTCGCCTTTGGGGAGAAGCTTCAG GTGCAGCATGTCCAAGGAGCCTTCAATGCCCTTGCTGGAGCTGACAAACTTGAGTCCAATG CTCTGGCCTCCCATGATTACATCCTCAAGATCGTTCCTACAGTGTATGAAGACAAGGCAGGAAAACAGAGGTTCTCTTACCAGTACACTGTGGCCAACAAG GAGTATGTGGCCTACAGTCACACAGGACGAATCATCCCAGCTATTTGGTTTCGTTATGATCTAAGTCCAATCACGGTGAAATATACAGAGAGGAGGCAGCCCATCTATCGTTTTATCACAACT ATCTGTGCCATTATAGGTGGGACCTTCACAGTGGCAGGAATCATCGACTCCTGTATATTCACAGCCTCTGAGGCTTGGAAGAAAATCCAGATAGGCAAGATGTCCTGA
- the ergic1 gene encoding endoplasmic reticulum-Golgi intermediate compartment protein 1 isoform X2: protein MLFLFLSELTGFIATEIVNELYVDDPDKNSGGKIDVSLNISLPNLHCDLVGLDIQDEMGRHEVGHIDNSMKVPLNHGYGCRFEGEFTINKVPGNFHVSTHSATAQPQNPDMTHIIHKLAFGEKLQVQHVQGAFNALAGADKLESNALASHDYILKIVPTVYEDKAGKQRFSYQYTVANKEYVAYSHTGRIIPAIWFRYDLSPITVKYTERRQPIYRFITTICAIIGGTFTVAGIIDSCIFTASEAWKKIQIGKMS, encoded by the exons atgctcttcctctttctctccgaGCTGACAGGATTCATAGCCACAGAAAT AGTGAATGAATTATATGTGGATGACCCAGATAAAAACAGTGGAGGGAAGATTGATGTGAGTTTAAACATCAGTTTGCCAAACTTACATTGTGATT TGGTCGGGTTGGACATCCAGGATGAGATGGGGAGACATGAAGTGGGCCACATTGATAACTCCATGAAGGTGCCCCTCAACCATGGGTATGGCTGCCGATTCGAGGGTGAATTCACGATTAATAAA GTCCCTGGAAACTTCCATGTTTCCACACACAGTGCTACAGCGCAGCCACAGAACCCTGACATGACTCACATCATTCATAAGCTCGCCTTTGGGGAGAAGCTTCAG GTGCAGCATGTCCAAGGAGCCTTCAATGCCCTTGCTGGAGCTGACAAACTTGAGTCCAATG CTCTGGCCTCCCATGATTACATCCTCAAGATCGTTCCTACAGTGTATGAAGACAAGGCAGGAAAACAGAGGTTCTCTTACCAGTACACTGTGGCCAACAAG GAGTATGTGGCCTACAGTCACACAGGACGAATCATCCCAGCTATTTGGTTTCGTTATGATCTAAGTCCAATCACGGTGAAATATACAGAGAGGAGGCAGCCCATCTATCGTTTTATCACAACT ATCTGTGCCATTATAGGTGGGACCTTCACAGTGGCAGGAATCATCGACTCCTGTATATTCACAGCCTCTGAGGCTTGGAAGAAAATCCAGATAGGCAAGATGTCCTGA